The genomic window GGTTGCTGGGCAAAGCCTTAAGCGAAAGCGGCACCGCCCGGGCGCGGGTGTTGGGGGCCGGGGTTGTGATGCCGGGGCCATTCGGTGCAACCGGATTGTCGGGATATCTGACCGAATTGCCGGGCTGGGACGGGATCAACGCACAGGCGCTGTTTGCCGAGATGCTGGATTTGCCGGTGACCGTCGAAAATGATGCCAATGCGGCGGCGATGGCCGAACGGGTGTCAGGCGTGGCCGCCGGTCTGTCGTCTTACGCGTTCTTTTATTTCGGCACCGGGATCGGCCTTGGCCTTGTTTCGGGAGGCACCCTGTTTCGCGGCGCCTTCGGAAATGCGGGCGAGATCGGCCATATCCCGGCGCCTTGCAAGGATGGCCTGAAACCGCTGGAAGAAATCGCCAGCCGTATGGCCCTGACCGCTGCCCTGCGCGGATCGGGCGAGGCCGCCGAAACCGTGGCCGATCTGGACCGGCTGTTTGCCGCGCGTCACCCCGCCCTGATGGCCTGGGTCGAAGAGGCGCGCCCGGCCCTGGCCCATGCGGTGCAGATTGTGGAAAACCTTTGCGATCCCGAAGCGGTGATCCTGGGCGGGGCCCTTCCCGCAGCATTGCTGGAACATCTGACCGATACGATTGATCTGCCCGCCGCCTCGGTTGCGAACCGGGCGGACCGCCTGCGCCCGCGCCTGCTGGCAGGGACGGCAGGCCGGATGACCGCCACGCTTGGCGCCGCCGCCCTTGTGATCAACCAGACCCTCACCCCCAGTCTCGCGCTGACCTCGTAAAGGCCACTCATGCCGACATCAGACCAAATCCGCATCACGGCCGAGGCCGCAACCCCCCTGATCGCCCGCATCTGGCGCGCGTTGCAGCCTTTGCGCTCGGTCGTGGGGTTCATGAATACCGGCGCCCATCCCGATGATGAGATATCGGGGATGCTGGCCACGCTTGGCCTGCGCGACGGGGTGAACCTGTCCTATGCCTGCGCCAACCGGGGCGAGGGCGGGCAGAATGACATCGGCACAGAGGCCGGGTTTGACCTCGGCACAATCCGCACCGCCGAGATGGAGCGTGCCGCCGATATGCTGGACATGCGGCTTTACTGGCTGGGCCAAAGCCCCGAGGATACGATCACCGATTTCGGGTTCTCGAAATCCGGTGAGGAGACCATGGGCCACTGGGGCCGTGACCGGACCCTACAGCGCTTTGTCGGGATCGTGCGGATGGAACGGCCCGATATCCTGTGCCCCACATTTCTGGATATTCCGGGGCAGCACGGCCATCACCGGGCGATGACCGCGGCGGCCCATGAGGTGATGGAGCTGGCCGCCGATCCCGGGTTTGACGGCTGTGATCTGCCGGTCTGGCAGGTGGCGAAACTGTATCTTCCGGCCTGGTCCGGGGCGGGCGGCGCCTATGATGACGAAGTACCGCCACCCCCCGCAACGGTTGTGGTGGCGGGCCGGGGCAGCGACCCGGTTCTCGGGGTCAGCCATGCGCGGATCGGGCAGCAATCGCGCGCCTTTCACCGCACGCAGGGCATGGGCCATTGGGTGCAATCCGGCACCGAAACCGACTGGCCGCTGCATCTGGCGCGGTCCCGTGTGGGGGCGGACAGGGGGGCTGTCACCGACAATCTGCCCGGTGATCTGCAGGATATCGACCCGGCGCTTGGCCCGGCGCAGGCGGCGATTGCAGAGGCGATCGCGGCTTTCCCGGATCGGGCCGGAATGCTGAATGCCGCAACACGGGCCTTCGCCGCCCTGCCAGCGGTGCATGTCGACCCGGATCATGCCCACCGGATCACGCGGAAACAGGCGCAACTGGCCCGGGTGATCCGGTTTTGTGCCCATCCCGATGCCCGCGCCCGGGCAGCAAAGACCCTGCTGATCCCGGGGGAGGAAACCGCGCTGACGGTCGAGCAGCGCATACCCGATTTCGGCACTGCCCGGATCGGGTTCACGCTGCCAGATGAGATGGCGGTTTCCGCCGGAACCCTGCGCGTGGCCGAAACCGCCCCGGCCTCGGACCCTTATCCCGACATGTATGACCCGCTTGCCCCGCGTGCGCCCGCGCTGGCGGTGACCATCACCGCCGAAGGGGTGGCCGCGACCTCTCATATCCCGTTTGAAACACCGCCCTTGATTGCGCCTGCCACCCGTGCGCGCCTGTCGCAAAGCGATGCCATCCTCAATCTGGCCGGGCCGGGCCGCGAGATCGCGCTGACGGTCTCGGACATATCGGGCGGCACAGCCGGTTTCGACCTGCCCGGGGGCTGGCAACAGGACTGGTCCGGCGCCCATGTCACCTTGACCCCGCCGGGCGATGTGGCCGAAGGGCTGTACCATCTGCCGCTTCTGCTGGATGGGACAGCGGCGCAAAACCTGCGGGTCTTCACCAGGGATCATATCGCGCCAAGATTGCGCAGCACCCCTGCCAT from Rhodophyticola sp. CCM32 includes these protein-coding regions:
- a CDS encoding ROK family transcriptional regulator translates to MSLSLLPPGSNAERSRAYNRGLVLGHVRRAGASGRAEIARASGLSTQAVSNIIAELVAEGWLYKAGHRSGGRGLPAVTYAIEGTAAAAFGIELRPDAVLCALIDLDGRALYTDRVAMSRTDPAHVKPLVARLLGKALSESGTARARVLGAGVVMPGPFGATGLSGYLTELPGWDGINAQALFAEMLDLPVTVENDANAAAMAERVSGVAAGLSSYAFFYFGTGIGLGLVSGGTLFRGAFGNAGEIGHIPAPCKDGLKPLEEIASRMALTAALRGSGEAAETVADLDRLFAARHPALMAWVEEARPALAHAVQIVENLCDPEAVILGGALPAALLEHLTDTIDLPAASVANRADRLRPRLLAGTAGRMTATLGAAALVINQTLTPSLALTS
- a CDS encoding PIG-L family deacetylase encodes the protein MPTSDQIRITAEAATPLIARIWRALQPLRSVVGFMNTGAHPDDEISGMLATLGLRDGVNLSYACANRGEGGQNDIGTEAGFDLGTIRTAEMERAADMLDMRLYWLGQSPEDTITDFGFSKSGEETMGHWGRDRTLQRFVGIVRMERPDILCPTFLDIPGQHGHHRAMTAAAHEVMELAADPGFDGCDLPVWQVAKLYLPAWSGAGGAYDDEVPPPPATVVVAGRGSDPVLGVSHARIGQQSRAFHRTQGMGHWVQSGTETDWPLHLARSRVGADRGAVTDNLPGDLQDIDPALGPAQAAIAEAIAAFPDRAGMLNAATRAFAALPAVHVDPDHAHRITRKQAQLARVIRFCAHPDARARAAKTLLIPGEETALTVEQRIPDFGTARIGFTLPDEMAVSAGTLRVAETAPASDPYPDMYDPLAPRAPALAVTITAEGVAATSHIPFETPPLIAPATRARLSQSDAILNLAGPGREIALTVSDISGGTAGFDLPGGWQQDWSGAHVTLTPPGDVAEGLYHLPLLLDGTAAQNLRVFTRDHIAPRLRSTPAMLTLRVTTIALPQARIAYIGAGNDQAATWLAAIGCDVTVLDDAALSSVDPFAGFDTVLIGVFAMRFRPALLPLIPALQGWVRAGGNLVTLYHRPWDNWSPETTPPARLEIGQPSLRWRVTDETAEVTHLAPDHPILTGPNPIGPGDWQGWHKERGLYFAKSWDPAYTPLLAMSDPGDPP